taattgaactattaccaaccgtaacaacatcaaaatctccagttacggttcgtaattgagttaaaatcaaccgtaactcacataaacccagaaatttcaatttcaattttcatctaaaaccctaatttttgatagaaattaaacttaaattgaacaaaataaactaaaccctaactgggtttttcaaaacatatctcatataagtcattacactacacttgattaattttcgaatcgccgattaatcgaagacgatgaaattttcagttttaatgaaggttacggttgatgggaggaggagaagagaagaagaaagaaaacaacttttcaatttagctttgatttaggttaaaaaatgggaaGGGTAATCTACACAATTTACAATACCATTTGGGCACCCCCTAACCAACTAGATAGACATTATTATCATGTTTCTGGCCCTCTAATAATTCCTTCTGCCCTATAACAGGTTACAATTTAAATTCGGCTCTCAATTACTGTGGCCTGCGGGTCGGTTGGTCCATAGAACAACTGAGCACCAAAGATGAACAAATGTTTAAACCACGTCAAACCTGCTTAGCCACGTCAAACTTTTTTTTGGGGGGGAGTAATTTTCATAGTGTCACTCCAGAAACGATATTTACACCCACCAAAAGTAATTACTCCAATAAATTACTCCTCCTACGACGTCCGAGAAGGAGGGACTGACTATAACCAAAACACCAcacaggaaacacaaaaacaaagaagccttctttctttctctcttcacTTTAGAGAGGCCAAACTCCCTCTTCTTAATGCTTGTTTCCTATTTCACAGATTTCTGAATCTCTCAGGTATAATCGAACCCTGTCTGTGTTTTATTCTCTCTTACGATTAATCATATACTCTTAATCCCATTTTTATATATGAATCTACGTTGCATGAGCTTTTATTTGAGCCTTTTTTCGCATTAGACGGTGCCTCATTGTAACCGAACTTGTGGATTGATATAGTCTTACGTTTAATCTTGTGTTTATCACTTCGTTTTTGTGATTTTTAGTTGTTTGTTTTGTTGATTGAGGAGGTTTGATTACATGATTTAGACACTGATAGAGTTTTTGTTTGAATGTTTTTGTAGAGAAAATGGGGAAAGATTGGGTTTTTATGGATTGGTTTTGTCAAAATGTGTGATTTTGATTGTGTTTATCTGTTGGGTATTGGGAGTTCTCTTGTTTGTGATTTTGATATTGTCTATGTAAAAGAAGTGGATTCTAGGCGGGAATTGAAAATATGTTTATTGGGCATGTGTTTTGTTGGTATTTAGGGTTTATGTCTTTTGGTTTACTTAGGAAAAAAAAGGGTTAATTGGTTGAATTAGAAGATGTATTGggttagtagtagtagtagtagtagtaatgACAATGCTGGTTTCTGTTTTAGCATGATTGTTTATTGTGTTCGTTGTTTTTCATTAGTATTCTAGGGTATCACTTTATATGTATTGAGAAGTGGAGGGTAGTGACCTAAAGATGTTGATGCATTTTCATATCAAACTCTGAATTGCTTCATGAGCATTGCAATTATACTTACCTTTGTTCGAAAGCTGCTGCTAATAAGAAAAAAGCATATATGAATGACTAAACGACTTTTTGTGTGGAAGGCtctctaattttttttcttattactGTGTATAAACACAGAAGCCAAGTTTATGGAGAATCCCGTGTTGTTTTGTCTAAAAACTAACTCTTGGGTTTTGCAGGATTTGTTGGAACCGAATTCATGAACTAGGGCATTATTATTATCCTGCTCATCAACATTGTTAATAGAGTGACTTCCAATGCCCTTATACAAAAGAAAGCCTTTTCCCTTGGTGGATTCACCCGATGATTTGGAGCCTCGtgatcttgtttttcaagttcgtttcacgaaagagatatttaaggATTACCAGTATCCTTTTGTTTCCCAGTTGTTTATACATTATCTGCTTGTTTCACTCATCTTCTCTTGATTATGTTTTGCTGTTCTTCAGATTAACACTCAAATCGTTAAACTTGTTTTCTTTCAAGAACATGGTATAGCAGTACTTTTATCCCTTTGTCGCTCTCATCTACTAGATTCATTTGCGGGGGTCTTTCCTTAACCTAGCTCAGAGAATATCTAAAGCGAATCAATCTATATCGCCGTAGAATCTGGACCTGTAAGGTTACTGGAAAAGCAAACCTTACTTATGAAGAGGCCTTGGTCTCAGAGCAACATGCAGCTGAGAAGGTTCAACAGTTCCCGAAAGAACTAATGGCACCCGTACTGCATATCATTCAATTCAGTAAGAACCACTACCCTTGTGAGAATGTCTTTAAATTTGTATATCATGTTTCTTTCTGGTATACGCCTTCCGTCTTGATATATTGATCTCTTCCCGACTATTAGCTTTTGTAGCTCTCATTTTGGTTAGTGGTCATGTGAGATGGATCgcttgaaaacaaaataaaatagaagtGCCAAGGTGAACATATTAAGCTAACCAAGATAGTAAAGGTCTTAGTAGAACCCTGGTTTCACTGTCTCAGTAGATTTGGAAATTCATTATATACAATATTTGTTAATTTAAATGGATAGGAGACttggaaattttatttttaaattctcCCGTATTTCTAGTTGTGGTTTCATCTGTCATCAAATTGAGTGTATGAGTAGCTCGATGATGCTTAATACGTCCTGTTTATTTTATTAGAATGGTTATGttacattttctttttttttggatgcAACTGTAGAGGAGGAGGTATTGTGGTCTAAGTTCTAACAGGTGCATCTATTTTACTGCCACCATCTTTTTTCAGACGGAGATACGACTTTGAACACTAAATTTGTTTTTTTCTGTTGTGACTACAATCTTATGTCCGTGTTGAATCTGCTTATAGTTTTTTCTCCTTTTTGCCTTGGTGATCCGATAGCACAATGATTCAGGTTAATTAATAGTCACCACTAGGCGGAGTCTAGTTAGCGTCCATCGTGGATTGCTTCATATTAATAGAATTATTTTCTATTCCTTTATGATTGGTTTATCAAGATGCCTTATTCCTGTCGATGTACTTTAGCTCCATATGCGCGGTCAATGGTTCCAAAATTTGCTTTTCACCTGTAAAGATGATCAGAAGCTTCAGAAGGGTGGAGTCAACAACCTCGGTACTAGAGAAGTATCTATCACTTAGAGGAATTAGAGCGACGAGTCCAGTTCGCCTCTTTGTCTCTACGTATATAGTTTCCCTATGAGTTGttgctttcttttccttttccctttAGTCAAACAGTTTTTGGGATAATTTATTACCATCAAGAATTTATATGGTCTAGCAATACCTTCAAAGCAACTATGATCTAAGACACTGGTAGTGCTGTAGGCTTTGATAATGAACTATAATGAGTCTCATGCTTTCTCTGGGTCAAAATTTGGGTTTGACCTTTTAAAGTATCGTTTTGTGTAGTCTACTTAAATGTTAGTTTGTTTGCCAGGCACACTCACTTAGAGTGCTGCAGGCGTTGGTAATGAACTACCACCGAGTCTCATGCTTTCTCTGGGTCAAAGTTTGAGTTTGACCTTTTAAACATAGTGGCCAAGTATCGTTTTGTGTAGTCTACTTATAAATGTTAATTTGTTTGCCAGGCACACTCACTTTGAGAGATTTACTTGTCACTTTAAGTAGAAAACTGCAGGAGCGTCAGCTGGTTGAGGGCTTGGAGTTGCACGTGAGGAAAAAAGATAAGTCTTTTCCTTgcaaaatacttaagattttggAGGACAGTGACCCAATCAGTTATGAAGTGGGCTGGATTGGCAAAGATAAGAAAGTAACTGGTAGTTCGGTGGTAAATTTTAATGATCTGATACGAAGGAAGCTTCCTGTCAGTAGAGAGGTGCTGAAATCTTTTATTAGAGAATCTACTTCTCAAAGTTCTCCGTGGGTTATCCATGATAATTTGGCAAGGGAACATGGGATCTCCACCAAACCACCAGAAGATTCAAATGACGATGATGACGAtgcgagaaagaaaaaaaatgtaagtGAGCAATAAATAGGCAGCACCTGTATTCAAAGTTGCTCGAGTTTGGAGTTATctataattttaatttcaactatTGTACTTGAATTATCAAGATGCTAAGCAACATGAATTGTGCAAACAGAAAAGGAAAGAACCAGAGGATGATAACAGCTTGATCAGGAGAAAGAAAGCTAAGAAAGGTACTTGATTACTTGAATCTTTAAAATCTTTCATCTACTTCTGGACTTGCTTAAACATTCTTAATTTCGTAAGAGGTATATGTCTCACATTATTTTCGCTAATTACCTGCACGTGTAGAAACCACCCGGGAAATAAAATGTCTACCGCTGAACCTGtccttttatttaattatttttacgaGTTGATAAAACTGAACCGTATGATGGGTCCGTTTGCACAGTATTTTTGGCCCATGTTATCATCGATTCAGAATCTTTTGTTTGCATAACTCTTATCTGTATTTTAGTAAGTAGAGAACTCCCTTCAAATATTTCTCCAACACGCAAAATTTTGTTACAAAATTCTTATCCTCCATAAATCTGCAGGAGTTCTAACAGCAGAGGAAGAACCCATTAAATATCCAATTGATGATAGTCTAGTGAAGCCTGATGCCGATGATCCTAAATTCACTGATCGCCCTCCTCCATCAAGGGATTTCGGTGTTCCGGAGGAGTATGTCGGGGATCTTCTTATGGTTTGGGATTTTTGCTCTTCCTTTGGCAGGTGGTTGCACTTGTCGCCATTCTCACTTGAAGATTTTGAAAGTGCTATCTGCCATAAGGACACCAACCTCAATCTCATTATGGAATCACATTCAGCATTCTTTCAGTTGCTCATTAAAGATGAAGGAGACTATTTTACAGCTGTACAGAAGAAGAAGCGTAAATCAAAGGTGGAATTGAAACCACTTAAAATTTGAATTTATCAAATGTCATTTGGGTTCTCTTGCAAGTATCCGTTATTATTGTAAAGTTGCCATTTAAGTTTTCCATCTGTACGTGTGACCTCCTCCAATATTATCTGATCAGTTTGTTACGTTTCTCTTATATTCCTTGATTGCAGGTTACTTTACTGAATTGGTCGGAGTATCTATGTGATTTCTTGGAGATGAAAGAGATTTCTGAATTCTCAACTCACATAGCAACTATAAAACGGGGCCACTATGGTCTCTTGGATCCTCATTATAAACTAGCCATCTTTCGGGAGCTGGTTGTTTGTGCCCTTGATACTGATGCTTTTAGGGACCGGTTGGATGACTCTATTGAACAACAGCAGGCTCTTGCAGCGAAAAAGAGGGGAGTTGCATTGGAGGAAGGTAGGAAGAGAAGGGAGGAGAAGCTGCTTAAAGCAGAATCTAACGGAAAGGAAGTATTGAATGGGCATAGTTTGGAGAATGGGGGTAAGGTACACCATTACGAGAATGGTTCTGATGACAAGCAGAATGGTTCTAATGGCAAACAGAATGGTTGTAATGACAAAGAGAATGGTTCTAACAGCAAGTCAAAAGGTTCTAACGATAAGCAGAATGGAGATGTTGCAGAGGAAGAAAACAAACATATTCTGGTATATAGAAGAAAAAAAGCTTGGAGCAGGTAATAACGTCTTGTGTTTTTGAAATTGTGATGCATTAAATTGATTTTAATAACCATTAAAGAGAAGCATGATGAGTGGGATTGCTACAGGGAGAGAAACAGTGTAGACGAGCCATCAAGCAATGAGGAACATAAGGAGTCAGACACACGGAGCAGGGACAAAAGAAATGAAGCGAAGGAAAATAGAAACGAAGGGCAGAcggttctctctctctctctctctctctctctctctctctctctctctctctctctctcacacacacacacacacacacacacacacacactcacTTACTCACTCACTTACTAACTACATTGTGAATGCTTTGCTTACAGAAAGAAGTTCTACAGAAGGAAATAGAGAAGTTATATGTATGTACCTACTCCTTGGGGAAGGACAAAGACTACAATAGGTATTGGTTCTTTCGACATGAAGGGCGGCTGTTTATTGAGAGTTCTGACTCCAAGCATTGGGGTTACTACAGTGCCAAGGAAGAGGTACATGTGTTTCTAAACCTCAAAAAGCTGTGTATTtattcatcttttcttctttatgaaaTCATTCTGCTTCTGAACAGCTTGACGCATTGATGGGTTCACTCAATCCAAAAGGTGAGAGGGAGAGGGCTCTTCAGAAACAGCTGCAGAAAAGCTATGATAAGATAAGGTGAGTCTTATTCCGTACCTGCTGGCTCTATGATGGTTCAACTGCTTAACAATTATCGTTGACCTGTTGGCACTGCTTCTTTTGATTAGTGTGCATCGTTCCAGTAAGAATTATATGACTTTCGAAGAGTCTTTAGGTTAGAAAATTCCATATTTCAAATTATCTATATTTTAGAAAGTTCTTATGGTGTCGTCAAATGACTCTTTATCCAAATGTCTAATCGAGATTACACCTATTTTTACATCCTGGATTGCTAAATCCAGATCATATAAATACATTCCTGCTTAGCTTGTGTTGgcttaaggaaaacaaaacacagTCCGACTCGTAAATTTTCACAAGTTTCACCGTTAACCGCTGCATGGGCATTTTAAAGTAAGATGTTCAATTATTTTTTCCACAGCTAACGAAGATTATATCTTGTTTACCATCTGCGCTCTTTGCAGCCTGGCCTTGCAGAGGAGGTCGAAGGGTATTGCTTTTAACATTGCTTTGGAAGAGGCTGTTGTTCGGCGATCAACGCGTGTGCATGCCTCAGTAAGAGATAATCCAGCCAAGGCTTTcctgagatatgtcaacaagtgGAAGGAATAATTCAACTGTCtgctagttgttgtttttttttttttgagagaagGTTAATagcctatttttatttttaaaggaaAAAAAGGTAGTCTGGCCCAGTTTCTACAGACGACACACATCTTACAATTTACAATCAGTCGCTTACAGCTTCCCAAACCCAAAGTTAACCTGAATTTGATACCAGGATATCCGGCCAATCAGGAATAAGCTCCCTGAAAGTAATGGTGCAAAATCAATTAGTAAAAGCTTTTTGAATGGGGACTTAGATATAGGTGTATCCACATTTTTAGTTTTTACATCGCATTTGGACTTGGGAGTTACTTGGGGCCTAAAACGGTTAGCCAAGGCTTTTATTTGATTGGACTCCAACAATAATATTTAAAGATATTTGTAAGGCCAAGCACCATGTATGGCCATTTCGCTTGGCTTTAGCTTTAATGTAGTCAAGCGAAACGAAGGTGAAGGTGCATCTCACTATGAGGGAGTGGCATCGtttaacttaactatatggaaATTGAGTTTCGGCGCAAACAATGCAACACGAGAACTGAGTTTCTGTTTGGGTTAAAGCGTCGATCTTgaataaacaaaaaaatcaatttctgTTTTCAGGGTATAACCTCTCAGGAGCAGCGCAGCGTATAACCTATCAGGAGCAGCGCAAGTTGGCACTTTTCcttcttcatacacttttttttgttctttctcaACCCTCGCATATTTTATTTATCCCTTTTGATTTTGATGGTGATTTAGTTTGATCTATACTTAAAAGATAGATCTATTTCATGTTTCAATTTCGAATTCCGTCCACAAAATCACAAAATATAAATTATTTATACTCTAAGATTTGTAgtgaaattttattttggttgtcACGAGATTCTTGATATTAGGTTGATTAGTTATGTTGTACATAAGTCAATAACAACATAAGGACATAGATGTAGGTGCTTGTTTTGTGATGTATTATTGATTAAAATTCAATGTAATGGTTGTATTGGTGTGTTGATTGTTGATTGTTGATAGAACCAAATTCATGATGatttttgtgatgccaatgtaTTAGAATGTGATCTTGTATGTGGGTTGTAGGATTAGATGCATTCGGAACATTTTCATCATGTTATGAGTTCTATATATCTaacttattttttctttaaattttcagAATACTGCAGCTCAATTAGTATATCATGAAGAGACAGGCAAGGAATTATAGCATGATAAATGTCGTGAACTCTTGAAATCAAGTCTTGGGCACTACAATCCTGACGaatgattatatttgaatgtAATATCTTTTCTTTTATGTATTCTTCGTCAGATGTTAATTAAGAAATGATACGTTGTTTGAAAAGTTATTATCGTCTAAGCAATTTGAATAGAACTACAATTGAGATATTTCAAAACCAACTAGTAGATTACAATTCTTGATTCAAAACCTAACCCATTTTTGTAGGAATcatggttacacttagcatgtgcaacaagccttttaaCCACatggcgaccctagtggacgagtttagtCTCATGAGGTTTACAAAAGATTTTCCCACAAAATCTAGAACAacgtttgttagagcattgctcggtcgaactcgcatgcgttgctatatcaatcatttttgtcaatattagtgatcaaaactacatgtcttgatttctagtatacttatgaccaagtctcggtctaggatagttaggaatagttgagctccagactccatggcgattatcttgcaaagacgaagaactactcaaggaaccggtggaacttcatccgactaaaaggtatgtggagacttgaactcatcttgtcactcaaaagtctatctactctatctcctactcttgagacaacagtcgtataagtttgatagttttcatacatacacatttgctattttgagccgagtttactcgcctatctttttctcgaaatacgtgttggtaagcttttgctttaaccatcttcatctttacccgtgaagaaagtcatgatgacgtttcaatcttgaaaatagctttgatgacgatagtcgattctttatgtctaatgactattataacattatagaagaatgtttcaatgattgaaatgtagagttgagaatatgtaaccaccaaTGGATATAAGgatttagtgtgttcgcacatttgtgtataaatccatgtgccggaaaccaagtgcgtgcatatgtgtgcatgcggtattggttaaggagacaggttgggtatgcctacccgtacgcatactagcggaagttcacgtccgtgaaattctgctgggtttgaagtttacgaactcaaaaaccagtcaccttaggtacatgtacccgtacgcgtactagagaaactttttcacccgaaaaagtctgctgagtttggaaactaaaaccaactcaaattccGGTAgcctaggtacgcgtacccaagctggttatttttcAAATCgctagttcatggacttaagacAATAAACTATAAGGAATGAAATAactgcaaaccgtgggtatattgttcatgaattgattcaaatgaaccaaaccgattttgtttcaattgtgtctatctataaagacctaagcaattgaacaactcttgaactagttcttatgagtcatttgaactagttatgagaaagatgaatacggttgatatgaaagcactcatatggataaccattggtcaaccatttgtgaaccaaccaatgtacacgtttaggtacggttactcaaaccttaatgaatacatttcatttgtgtgtgacaagctaagtttcgatctaacggttgaaagatattatctggataaatcaggtttttcatctaacggtgaatattgaatgctttgttaccaaggtaacttggattgcaaaccatgatttgaaaactatataaggagacgtctagcaactgtgcaaaactaatccccacacctcctgtgtgatactagttggtttgctagagtcgattctcctttaatcgtaggtttcttctctagaccctgtcgattaacgactgaaagaatttattgggattgtgaagccagacgaaactacttctcttgtagttgagcgatatgatcttgccattttctatcgtacaagatcaattggaataattgacttgagattatatctccggtagggcaagataaaaagaaatcacaaacatcttcgtctcgtcgtttgtgattccacaatatctagtttcgctaccatatgatttagattattgtgaggtgattgataatactaggatgttcttctggaatataagtccggtttattaattggttcttgttcaccttgatttttatcaaaagacagaacaaaacttttaggtttagctgtgggagacagatttatctatctttgtagacttttctgtgtgatacagatttgtttaataaagtcttcgattttgggtcgtagcaactcttggttgcgggtgagatcagctaaaggaatcaagtgcgtagtatcctgctgggatcggagacataaggagcgcaactataccttgaatcagtgtgagattgattagggttcaactacagtccagaccgaagttagtttgtagtagtctagtgtttgtagcggcttaatatagtgtggttttcaacctagactaggtcccggggtttttctgcatttgcggtttcctcgttaacaaaacttctagtgtctgtgttatttctattccgcattatattttgttatataattgaaatatcacaggttgtgcgtttgtatcgatcaattgtgaaatccaacctttggttgttgattggaaattgattgatccttggacatcggtttttggtaccgtccaagtttatctctcttatatttaatcgagactcgcagattgcttgagtaagatttaaaacaagagatagagatataagaattatttgatatacttttctattgatcgagtctaactgtctagttgattctcataaaagtatatcggagttagtccatacagattgctaatcgaaatattgggtgaagttgttagacccccgctttttcaacatttGTATATGTTAACCGTCGGCTCCATCTTCTGGAGGATTACGTGATGTAAGTACTGGATTAAGCTCTGGAAATGCGTTCTTCATGATTATGTAGCATTCATAATATCTGAATGATCTACCAGTTTTCCGAAAGTAATGGCTTCTTCAAGTTCCTCCTTAGCAAAACACAAACATGAACTAGTTTCGAATAAATGGAAGAACAATTCATGATTAAGAGCAGACAAAGCAAAATAAAAACACTTACAATGATTTCAACTGTCATTTCTACACCTCTGCTCTTATACTTATTTTAAGGATACCAACGTACACTCTTACTGCCTTTTTAATGACAACAACCCTGCCTTGTATGATGGCCCTGGTTCTTTGATGTACATTAACGAAGTTTTAAGTATAATTGTGGTACACCTTCTCCCTAAAGGTAACAACTGGGACTTGTGGTATACGATATCAAGTTGCAGTACCACATTAACCCAAGATCTGGTGCTTGCTACATTTTTTCTTGTGAATACAAAGTCATACgtacaaaaatatatttttattgaacCTTAAGAGGAGAATGATATGATTTTGGCGTGTGTTATTTGTGTTGAGCAAATCAAATTTATAGTTTAGTGCTTTTTAAGTATCCGTTTAAAAATAGTAGTTGAAGAGTCGTTGTTTTGTATGATGACATGCTAAAAAAGTAGATTTGAATTTGAATGGAACTAAATTTGAATTAACACAACTATCAAGTAGATTACAACGCTTGGTCCAAACCTAACTCACTTTCGTAGGAATTacagttacacttagcatgtgaaACAAGCCTTTTAACCCCATGgggaccctagtggacgagttcagtatcgtgagggtttacaaaagatttacccacaaaatctaGAACAATGGTTGTATATATTAATCGTCGGCTCCATCTTTTGGAGAATCTCTGGGACTAATATCCGGGTTAAGCTCTTAAAAGTTAGTTTTCAAGATTAAGTAACATTCATAAAACTTAAATTGTGTACGATATCCAGCCGATAGATAAATTTTTCCGCTTCCTCCTACATAAAACAAACATAAAGATATAGGTTAGTGTTTAATCGAAAGAAGTTGTTCAAAATTGTTAATTAATTATCATGACTTACAGTATCCGCAATTATCGTATTAGAAGGGGCATAACCATGAATCCTTCTTTGGATTTGAACgtacttttgtttttttttgcaatGAACGTACTTTTGTACTGCGCAAAGAATTCGAGAAACCCGACCTTGTATATGTTACCTGGTTATTGGATAATCATTTCCAAATTATTGTACAAAATTGTTGAACACCAGCGTCCAAACGTCAATTGCAGGAAGTTGTTGTCGTGCTACGTTAGGCAGAAGTGCAACACTCATATAAGCTCTGGTGAGTGCAATATATTCTGCTACAGAATACCTAACCATAACTATGTTATCCTCATAAAAGAGATTTTTAGGGGAGATGTAAAAGATAAATGTTGTGAATTCGGTGTCTGTTGTTTGGAGAAGAGTAACACAATTTATAATATATTCATCGAAAGTAGCCATTGCAAAGTAATCGTTAGAAAAAAATAATTGAGATTGAGTGTTCAAAATTGAATACAAATTACCGGAACATAAAATATAGACGTTAGTATTACTTAAAGAATGGAAACTACATTTCGACTTCACTTAAATAAAAACATAAACTTAAGTACAACATTACTTAAATAAAAACAGAAACTAAAACACAACATTACTGAAATAAAAACATGAAACTAACCTATTTAATTAATAATTCAAATCCAACCTCAATTACATCAAATTAACAatgttttaattataattcgtAGGAGTGTTTTTGTGATGAAGATCATGATGCGTAAGGTTCATTATAACCTAGTTGCTTAGCCAAAATGGCTTTTTGTTTTAGTTCAAAGTATAGTCTTGCATTTGGAGCCAACGTACTGAAATCATTTCTATTATGATATTTTGGTCCCTCTCTTTATTCATAGCaattaaatgttgtgttgttgctACCAAACTTTGTATAATttcgttttgttgttgttgataaggTACGATTGTCATTCGGGATTTTTTCAGTGCCCGCATCGCTCATTTGAGATTATTATGATGAGGGTGTAGCGGTGTGCTTGTTTGAGAGGCCCTTTTAGTGACTGTGATCTTTTGAAGAACATCTTTTGACTTGCATTTATCGGGTACAATATTATCATTGTTAAATCAACCAAACGACGATCCAGGTGTTGTTTATTGGTTGGTACTTTGAGGATATCCTTGTTGAAAAGAGATGTCATAAGGGATGTTAAACGGGTTTGAAAATTATTTTGCAAATGGGGTTTGAGAAAATTGGCTTGAAGATGGATTTTGAGAATTTGGGGATTCACTAGAAAACATATTTTGGGTAATACTAGGGTGTTGACTAGACAAAGGACACAC
This DNA window, taken from Papaver somniferum cultivar HN1 chromosome 3, ASM357369v1, whole genome shotgun sequence, encodes the following:
- the LOC113356083 gene encoding DDT domain-containing protein DDB_G0282237-like, with the translated sequence MPLYKRKPFPLVDSPDDLEPRDLVFQVRFTKEIFKDYQEYLKRINLYRRRIWTCKVTGKANLTYEEALVSEQHAAEKVQQFPKELMAPVLHIIQFSTLTLRDLLVTLSRKLQERQLVEGLELHVRKKDKSFPCKILKILEDSDPISYEVGWIGKDKKVTGSSVVNFNDLIRRKLPVSREVLKSFIRESTSQSSPWVIHDNLAREHGISTKPPEDSNDDDDDARKKKNKRKEPEDDNSLIRRKKAKKGVLTAEEEPIKYPIDDSLVKPDADDPKFTDRPPPSRDFGVPEEYVGDLLMVWDFCSSFGRWLHLSPFSLEDFESAICHKDTNLNLIMESHSAFFQLLIKDEGDYFTAVQKKKRKSKVTLLNWSEYLCDFLEMKEISEFSTHIATIKRGHYGLLDPHYKLAIFRELVVCALDTDAFRDRLDDSIEQQQALAAKKRGVALEEGRKRREEKLLKAESNGKEVLNGHSLENGGKVHHYENGSDDKQNGSNGKQNGCNDKENGSNSKSKGSNDKQNGDVAEEENKHILVYRRKKAWSRERNSVDEPSSNEEHKESDTRSRDKRNEAKENRNEGQTKEVLQKEIEKLYVCTYSLGKDKDYNRYWFFRHEGRLFIESSDSKHWGYYSAKEELDALMGSLNPKGERERALQKQLQKSYDKISLALQRRSKGIAFNIALEEAVVRRSTRVHASVRDNPAKAFLRYVNKWKE